The proteins below are encoded in one region of Sulfitobacter sp. SK012:
- a CDS encoding ABC transporter ATP-binding protein — MLSLALVFMIIEGSTLGALARLMQPMFDQVFVAGDKNMLVFVGLVLVGIFVVRAISSVAQKVLLTRIARRSAADMRIDLLDQMMAQDGAFHQTHPPGFLMQRVQLDVNAVGSVWRSVITGAGRDFIGLLVLLGVAISIDPIWALLACIGIPVLVLPAAVAQRFVRRRAREARDLGATLSTRLDEVFHGIVQIKLNALEQYQARQYRDITNKFIETEVRTAFGSAAIPAMIDIMSGIGFMAVILYGGSEILEGEKTIGQFMTFFTAMGFTFSPLRRLAAVSGLWQTAAASLERLKELMDEPVLLKSPAKPKPAPKGVPDITLDGVSLSYGETQVLHDLTLTAKAGNTTALVGPSGAGKSTIFNLLTRLVDPQSGKVKLGGIATDEMALPDLRKLFSVVTQEALLFDETLRENIVLGRTDVTDAQLKKVLDAAHVSDFIPNLENGLDTRVGTRGSTLSGGQRQRVVIARALLRDTPVLLLDEATSALDAQSEQVVQDALDRLAAGRTTIVIAHRLSTIRGADKIVVMDRGRVVDQGTHEELLKRGGTYADLYRLQFKDAGGPGQTAPVPNTNPDDTEVGLLQRLSQLLFGPTGT; from the coding sequence ATGCTAAGCCTAGCGCTTGTTTTCATGATCATTGAAGGCTCAACTTTGGGTGCGCTTGCGCGCCTGATGCAACCAATGTTCGACCAAGTTTTTGTTGCAGGTGACAAAAACATGTTGGTTTTCGTGGGCCTCGTATTGGTCGGCATCTTTGTGGTTCGTGCAATTTCCAGCGTGGCACAAAAGGTGCTGCTAACGCGGATCGCACGACGCTCGGCCGCAGACATGCGCATTGATTTACTCGATCAGATGATGGCGCAGGATGGGGCTTTTCATCAGACGCACCCGCCGGGCTTTCTTATGCAACGCGTGCAATTGGACGTTAACGCGGTTGGATCTGTCTGGCGGTCGGTCATTACCGGTGCCGGACGTGACTTCATTGGCCTCTTGGTGCTGTTAGGCGTGGCTATTTCTATTGATCCGATTTGGGCGCTGCTGGCCTGTATCGGCATCCCCGTTTTGGTTTTGCCTGCCGCTGTCGCCCAACGTTTTGTCCGCCGTCGGGCCCGCGAGGCCCGCGACCTAGGCGCCACCCTTTCTACCCGTCTCGATGAAGTATTCCACGGCATCGTCCAGATCAAACTCAACGCGCTGGAGCAATATCAGGCCCGCCAATACCGCGATATCACCAACAAATTCATCGAGACCGAAGTCCGTACCGCCTTTGGCAGCGCTGCTATTCCGGCAATGATCGATATCATGTCCGGCATCGGCTTCATGGCTGTAATCCTCTATGGCGGCTCCGAAATCCTTGAGGGCGAAAAGACCATCGGCCAGTTCATGACCTTCTTTACCGCGATGGGATTTACCTTTAGCCCCCTGCGCCGTCTGGCAGCCGTAAGTGGCCTATGGCAAACGGCGGCCGCGTCCCTTGAACGCCTCAAAGAACTCATGGATGAACCAGTCCTGCTCAAATCACCAGCCAAACCAAAGCCCGCCCCAAAGGGCGTGCCTGATATCACGCTTGACGGGGTATCGCTGTCTTATGGCGAAACGCAGGTGTTGCATGACCTGACCCTGACTGCGAAGGCCGGTAATACCACGGCGTTGGTCGGCCCATCCGGAGCCGGAAAATCAACCATTTTCAATCTGTTGACGCGCCTTGTTGATCCGCAATCTGGCAAGGTGAAACTTGGTGGGATTGCGACCGACGAGATGGCCCTGCCCGATCTACGCAAGCTCTTTTCCGTCGTCACCCAAGAAGCGCTGCTGTTCGATGAAACTTTACGCGAAAACATCGTGCTGGGCCGGACGGACGTTACGGACGCGCAACTCAAAAAGGTGCTTGATGCTGCCCATGTCTCTGACTTCATCCCGAATTTGGAAAACGGCTTGGACACCCGCGTCGGCACGCGTGGATCCACCCTATCAGGTGGCCAGCGCCAGCGCGTTGTGATCGCACGTGCATTGCTGCGCGACACCCCGGTCTTGTTGCTGGATGAGGCCACTAGCGCCCTCGACGCCCAATCCGAGCAGGTCGTCCAAGACGCGCTCGACCGACTAGCTGCCGGGCGCACAACCATCGTGATCGCGCACCGTTTGTCGACAATTCGTGGCGCTGACAAAATTGTGGTGATGGACCGGGGCCGCGTTGTCGACCAGGGAACCCACGAAGAACTGCTCAAGCGCGGCGGTACATACGCCGATCTTTACCGCCTACAGTTCAAAGACGCAGGTGGTCCGGGCCAAACTGCACCAGTGCCAAACACCAACCCCGACGACACTGAGGTCGGTCTCCTTCAACGGCTGTCGCAACTGCTCTTCGGACCAACGGGAACTTAA